A genomic window from Pseudomonadales bacterium includes:
- the recR gene encoding recombination mediator RecR: MGLSPLIDRLIEALQILPGVGPKSAQRMVLHLLQHNRPGGSALGEVLAQAMNGVGHCSRCRTFTEHALCRFCEDPRRDDAQLCIIESPADILAIEQAGGFRGRYFVLHGHLSPIDGIGPDELGVEDLLRRVRELAPSEVILATNLTVEGEATAHFIFEMLKDDVTTISRIAHGVPLGGELEYIDGGTIVHALQGRRTFS; this comes from the coding sequence ATGGGATTGAGTCCGCTCATCGATCGATTGATCGAAGCCTTACAGATTCTGCCCGGCGTAGGGCCGAAAAGCGCGCAGCGGATGGTCCTGCATCTGCTACAGCACAATCGACCCGGTGGCAGCGCGCTTGGTGAGGTGCTTGCCCAGGCGATGAATGGTGTGGGCCACTGCAGCCGCTGCAGAACCTTCACCGAGCATGCGCTGTGCCGGTTCTGTGAAGATCCGCGCCGGGATGATGCCCAGCTGTGCATCATCGAATCGCCCGCGGACATCCTGGCCATTGAACAGGCAGGTGGATTTCGGGGGCGTTATTTCGTGTTGCACGGACATCTTTCGCCCATAGACGGCATCGGGCCGGATGAACTCGGCGTCGAGGATCTGCTCCGGCGGGTGCGCGAACTGGCACCCTCCGAGGTGATTCTGGCGACGAACCTGACGGTCGAAGGTGAGGCGACCGCACACTTTATTTTTGAAATGCTCAAGGACGACGTCACCACGATCAGCCGGATTGCCCACGGGGTGCCACTGGGTGGTGAGCTCGAATACATTGATGGAGGAACTATTGTTCATGCCCTGCAGGGACGCCGCACGTTCAGTTGA
- a CDS encoding YbaB/EbfC family nucleoid-associated protein produces the protein MKGIGDLMKQAAQMQEKMQEMQAEIAALEVTGESGAGLVRVIMNGRHEVKRVQIDSSLMSEDKEILEDLIAAACNDAAQRVEAAQQEKMAGITSGLGLPFGKMPF, from the coding sequence ATGAAGGGTATCGGAGATCTGATGAAGCAGGCTGCCCAGATGCAGGAAAAAATGCAGGAGATGCAGGCTGAGATCGCCGCGCTGGAAGTGACGGGTGAAAGTGGCGCTGGTCTGGTCCGGGTCATCATGAACGGTCGACATGAGGTGAAGCGGGTACAGATTGATTCGAGCCTGATGAGTGAAGACAAGGAGATCCTCGAGGATCTGATCGCCGCAGCCTGCAACGATGCCGCGCAGCGGGTCGAAGCCGCTCAGCAGGAAAAAATGGCTGGCATCACCTCCGGACTCGGTCTGCCTTTCGGCAAGATGCCGTTCTGA
- the dnaX gene encoding DNA polymerase III subunit gamma/tau — protein MGYQVLARKLRPGTFEGLVGQEHVVRALAHALDHDRLHHAYLFTGTRGVGKTTIARILAKSLNCETGVSSRPCGICSVCTEVNEGRFVDLIEVDAASRTRVDDTRDLLENAQYLPTRGRYKVYLIDEVHMLSASSFNALLKTLEEPPEHVKFLLATTDPKKVPVTVLSRCLQFQLKNISAERIADYLASVLAAEKISFEPEALTLISRAARGSMRDALSVTDQAIGFGQGSLEAASVAQMLGLVGRDEVGSLIEALASASATRVLAVVAELADRAADFDTLLEELLAALHQMAVAHALGGRDSAGTRPPFSAEVVQLLYQIALMGYRDLQIAPDPRAGVEMTLLRMLAFAPDDAGLSVPALQAAQPSVSSGPGAEAAIRKSPAVAPRAAARTPDSDSWFTLVSELELGGVARMLAEHSVLAAQTEDSISLLLDRAHDMLLSDTQVSAVQRALSLRLGREMRLAIEPAELSEETPAQRRQREAELRQKDAQRLLEQDSTVQSLLHEFGGRLEDVRPLEAGRSSSGKGNPA, from the coding sequence ATGGGTTACCAGGTTTTAGCGCGCAAACTCCGTCCCGGCACATTCGAGGGCCTGGTCGGTCAGGAACACGTGGTGCGTGCGCTCGCACATGCCCTGGATCACGACCGTCTCCACCACGCCTACCTCTTTACCGGCACCCGGGGAGTGGGTAAGACCACGATCGCCAGGATTCTCGCGAAGAGCCTCAACTGCGAGACCGGGGTGTCTTCCAGGCCCTGTGGTATCTGCTCTGTGTGCACCGAAGTCAATGAAGGCCGCTTCGTCGATCTCATCGAGGTGGATGCGGCATCCCGTACCCGGGTAGACGATACCCGGGATCTGCTGGAGAACGCCCAGTACCTCCCGACACGGGGCCGCTACAAGGTTTACCTCATCGACGAAGTGCACATGCTCTCCGCGTCGAGCTTCAATGCGCTGCTGAAAACCCTTGAAGAGCCTCCGGAGCACGTCAAGTTTCTGCTCGCGACAACGGATCCCAAGAAGGTACCGGTCACCGTACTTTCGCGCTGCCTGCAGTTTCAGCTCAAGAACATCTCCGCGGAACGCATTGCCGACTATCTCGCATCGGTGCTTGCTGCCGAGAAAATTTCCTTCGAACCGGAAGCGCTGACGCTCATCAGCCGGGCCGCCCGTGGCAGCATGCGGGATGCGCTGTCCGTCACCGATCAGGCCATCGGCTTCGGCCAGGGCAGCCTGGAAGCGGCATCTGTGGCTCAGATGCTGGGCCTGGTGGGCCGCGATGAGGTGGGCTCACTGATTGAGGCGCTGGCTTCCGCCAGCGCCACCCGGGTACTGGCAGTGGTTGCCGAGCTGGCGGATCGCGCTGCGGACTTCGACACTCTTCTGGAGGAACTGCTCGCCGCCCTCCATCAGATGGCGGTGGCCCATGCGCTGGGAGGCCGGGACAGCGCCGGCACTCGGCCGCCGTTTTCCGCGGAGGTGGTACAGCTGCTCTATCAGATCGCACTGATGGGATACCGGGACCTGCAGATCGCCCCGGATCCGCGTGCGGGTGTGGAAATGACGCTGCTGCGGATGCTGGCCTTCGCCCCGGATGATGCAGGTCTCAGTGTGCCGGCGTTGCAGGCGGCTCAGCCGTCCGTCAGCAGCGGACCCGGAGCAGAGGCGGCGATCAGGAAATCACCCGCTGTTGCACCGCGTGCGGCAGCCCGCACACCGGATAGCGACAGCTGGTTTACCCTGGTTTCCGAGCTTGAACTCGGTGGTGTGGCGCGGATGCTGGCCGAACATTCGGTGCTCGCCGCGCAAACAGAAGACAGCATCAGCCTGCTGCTCGATCGGGCACACGACATGCTGCTCAGCGACACTCAGGTGAGCGCCGTGCAGCGGGCGCTGAGTCTCCGGCTCGGTCGCGAAATGCGGCTTGCCATCGAACCCGCAGAGCTGTCCGAAGAAACTCCCGCACAACGGCGGCAGCGGGAGGCGGAGTTGCGGCAGAAGGACGCACAGAGACTGCTCGAGCAGGACAGCACGGTGCAGTCGCTGTTGCACGAGTTCGGTGGCCGGCTGGAGGATGTCCGACCTCTGGAAGCCGGCCGTTCATCTTCCGGAAAGGGGAATCCAGCATGA
- a CDS encoding glycerophosphodiester phosphodiesterase family protein yields the protein MGFDGSYLIIGHRGAAGLVPENTLPSFARALELGVDAVELDIHLCEGRLIVIHDDTLERTTNGTGTLASQTLAALRRLDAGQGAQIPLLEEILELLPGQTGINIELKGPGTALPLAELLRGIPDRDLLVSSFDHDLLDQFHRAAPDIRAAPLYSRWKGDPITTASLFGGGFLNLSRKLVTAVRCRAAQAAGLKLLVYTVNDPQEAQQLYAMGVQGLFTDYPDRIRSVVPADRAPSQGGTSRL from the coding sequence ATGGGATTCGACGGTTCGTATCTGATCATCGGGCATCGCGGGGCAGCAGGGCTGGTCCCGGAGAACACGCTGCCGAGTTTCGCCCGCGCTCTCGAACTGGGGGTCGATGCGGTGGAGCTGGACATCCACCTGTGCGAAGGGCGGCTCATCGTCATCCATGACGATACGCTGGAGCGGACGACGAATGGCACCGGCACCCTGGCCTCCCAGACGCTGGCCGCATTGCGCAGACTCGACGCCGGTCAGGGCGCTCAGATTCCCCTGCTCGAAGAGATCCTGGAACTTCTGCCCGGACAGACCGGGATCAATATCGAATTGAAGGGGCCGGGGACCGCCCTGCCCCTGGCGGAACTGCTCAGGGGAATCCCCGATCGGGATCTGCTGGTGTCGAGCTTCGATCATGACCTGCTCGACCAGTTTCATCGGGCCGCTCCCGATATCCGTGCCGCACCACTGTACTCACGCTGGAAGGGCGATCCGATCACCACAGCCAGTCTTTTCGGCGGTGGTTTCCTCAATCTGAGTCGCAAACTGGTGACTGCTGTGCGCTGTCGCGCTGCACAGGCCGCGGGATTGAAGTTGCTCGTCTATACAGTGAATGATCCGCAGGAAGCGCAGCAGCTGTATGCAATGGGCGTACAGGGCTTGTTCACAGACTACCCGGATCGGATCAGGTCTGTCGTTCCAGCCGATCGAGCTCCTTCGCAAGGTGGTACTTCTCGTCTGTGA